The Asterias amurensis chromosome 19, ASM3211899v1 genomic interval ATGATTTATTGACTTATTTTTGTGGTTGCTTTGCCCATGATGTTTACATTGTGTCAATAACATTGCAATTTCGCAAACCTTAATTACTTAGTATTTTCCACCATACCATGCATAGCCTTAAGTATTTTCTTGCTTTCCCTACCTTTAGTACCTTCACAATTGTtgatgatgatgtagacatCAAGGCACTGGCCCTGACCGAACAGCAAGATGACCTTCACAACCCTCTCAATGATGACGAGACTCCCCTCATTGCCGACATCATCGACGATCGACCCAAGGAAGAGGTGATCCTGGAGCAGTATCGGACCAGTAACAAATGGAAGCAGATGGGTAAAGATAAGGAAGAGGTCTCAAATGGTGACCAGTCTCCACCAAGACGGAGCTCAGCTGGAAGGAGAACCCGTCATGACTCATCAGAGTCGGATCTTTCCCCGTCTCGTAAACCCACTTCGAGGCGACAAAGACTTGACACGGATTCTGATGCATCCCCTCAAAGAAAGGCAGTTTCACGCCATTCTTCAAACTCAGATCTTTCCCCCGTTAGACAACGGCAGCGAAAGTCTTCAAGGAGTAAAGATCAGGACAAAGATGTTCACAGAAAACAACGAATCTCCCGTCGCTCAGCATCACCCGATTCTGACTTGTCTCCAGTCAGGAATTCAAAATCCCGATCAGACCCTCCAAGAAGGAGTGAAACTATTAGGCATGATTCAGATTCAGATCTATCCCCACCCAGACGAGGACAGGTCAGACGGGGTGAGACAAAGGGTAATAGATCACAAGCCAAACAAACATCAAGGAATGATTCAGACTCTGACCTATCTCCACCAAGGAAGGGACATGACAGAAGGGGTGATACAAAGGGAGATAGTAGAGCAAAGGCCAAGAAATCATCCAGGCACGATTCTGACTCAGATCTTTCCCCACCTAGACGAGAACATCCAAAGCAAGAAAGTGGTCGTCATGCCAGACAGACTCACACAAGAGGGTCCGACTCAGATTTGTCCCCACCACGGAAAGGACATGACAGACGGGGTAATACACAGGGTAACAGATCACCTGCCAGAAGACAAACGCGACATGATTCAGATGAGGACCTGTCCCCACCCAGAAGAAGGCAACCTAAACAGGACGACAAACGTAGCGGCAGCGCCAGAGGATCTCGAACAAGAGGCTCCGACTCAGATTTCTCGCCTGTCCGGAGAGACAATTCAAGACAAGTTACACCTGGGGCACGCAAGATTAAGCAAGAGCGTGATTCATCACCGAGGAGAAGGGATGCTGATGCAACGAGAAGATTAAAGGAGGATGGAAGAGTCGACAGACGCCCGGAGAAGACACTTTCAGGTGactatttatttgtgttttgtttttctgtttagaTGCTGCATACAAGAATACATAATCTGAGAATTGTGTGTCcgacagtaatgcttctcagatttaaataaggggcataaaaactgatcaTCTTTTTACAGAATTGCTTCGATGTGAACAATTTCTTAACATGCTTTATGCCATCAAAAACTGAGCACTGTATGCCCCTAACCAAACAAGTTTTAATTGCTtctaattttaaaggaacacgttgccttggatcggttgagttggtctttgaaaagcgtcctgtaatcgtttgttacaaaatcgatatggttagaaagatgttgtaaaagtagaatacaatgatctacacaaatatgcctcaaaattgcgtggttttcgttttacctcgttgacatggaagtcaaaactttgactcccataaatggccgaccgtgttagttcgcgatgtaaaatgaaaactgtgtaattttgagtgatacttgtgtggatcattatattctacttttaaaacatctttctaaccatatgcatttcataacaaacggtttcaaacgcttttcatagaccaactcgtccgatccaaggcaacgtgttcctttaaagatgatTATCAaatgtatcttccctttaagggcGATTCAGGGAAGAGAAACATGTACCATGTAGTTCAGCCTTTTTTCCTGAATTGAGACCTTTTAAAATCTACCTGGTATAAAAAATGctgtatttttctcaaaattaaataaGTCAGGCCCTTtaatctacttctctagtgctgaggatactgttACCAAAGAcgccttggaatctataactccagtGGTTATCAAAATGTTGAAACGCCATCAATGCGATGTATGGATCTGGATCCAAGTTTAAGAACTTTTTTGTCTCTCATCCCTGAGAATGAAGTGTCTTCATTTCTGCTGAATATTTACTGTAGTCATTGTGAAGTATTGGTTTCTTTAAATATCCTCTCTCCCCATGTCTATTAACAGGAACCAAGGCAGGTTTGTCTGACGCCAAGTCAATGAGACGAGAAAATGAGGAGTCAAGACGCCGGGATGCTGACATGTACAATAAGATGGATGATGACGTGTCTGGAAGAAATGCCCGTAAGTAAGAAACGGAGAAACATTGCTCTTAGAACACCAGcatcagggctcaaattttacactggaccagtGGTCCAAGACCAGTGATATTAACAtggggccagtaaactcaagaccaAAAATGTCAGGCTGTCTTGCGTTTTTCAAATGAATAACATTATCTCACTTTGTAGTAATAAAACGAAGTATGCTCATCGgggccaaaacataggattcaaactgcctctagctaccgggcaacctcggtactagtctagttggtaagacactacaCTAGATTTactggtcgtgggttcgaatcccaccgagtaacatgcctgtgatattttttcacaggacacgggaaagtactgtgtatacagtgctacaaacatcggtgtatgggtaaaattcaaagtttaattaatatatttaaaatttaaaatattgccTTTTGTCTGATAAATACCTGTCAATTCAGTaacaatgtgtgttagcactgtatactcagtacattcccaagctctgtgaaaaagatcacaggcatataacttgggtgagattcgaacctacgacttttgcaattctagaacagcGTCTTACTAACAACGAAGATATTGATGTCGAAATTGTGTTTACTTTTTAGAAACTGTTTTCCGAGACAAGTCGGGCAAAGCAAGAGATCTGAAAGCCGAGAAACGACAGAAGAGAGAAGACGAGGCTAAGAAAGCCCAAGACGATGAGAAATTCCTGGAGTGGGGCAAAGGGTAAGTACGTGTTCTCCGTTCTGACATCTATAGCAATGTGTAAATCGGTTAACATGTTGCGCActtacattaaagccattggaccctttcggtacagaaaaaaaaaaaaaagttcacagatttacaaataatttacagggtttacagaaggtaatggtgaaagacttctcttgaaatattagtccatgaaatgctttactttttgagaaaacggtaaaacaatataaattctcgttaacgagaattacggatttgttataaacacatgtcatgacacggcgaaacgcgcgaaaacaggagtgggttttcccgttattttctcccggctccgatgtccgattgagtctaaatttccacaggattgttattttatatataagttgtgatacacgaagtgtgggacttggacaatactgtttaccgaaagtgtataatggctttaaccggaATTGGTAGTTGTGGCTGGAGTGTATAAggacactggactcaagctcccagatacgacacttgtgtccttaaagggtTTGCGTACTCTATGTaccacacaaaacataatgccAAAAGATTTACATTTCACTTACTCGGTccgaagataatgatagaaaacTTCCAATAaaattgctgaggtgctgtagtttatgagaaatgagtaaatcaatTTCCTGATAATAATTGTCGTCTCCGTCAGATGGATttacgcaactctcctgaaagTATTGCTCTGTGatgttcactttttttttgcGCAAAAATTTGACGACTAATGAGGTTGAAAacttattaaaacaataaaaaaaataacattatcattgttattattatcttcaaactaagggatataATCTTTCCTTCTCCTTCCCTTCCAGTGTTGCTCAGAGTGCCCAGCAGAAACAGGTCGTTCAAGAAGCTCTTCATGAGATGGACAAACCCCTGGCTCGTTACCGAGATGACAACGACCTGGACGCCATGTTGAAGGAACAGGAAAGAGACGGCGATCCGATGATGGCCTTCTTGCAGAAGAAACAATCGCAGAAACGAGCTGCTAGTGGCATTAAGGGTAAGAGACCAttacaaagcaggacagttcttttcagaactggtattgtctcccgaacatccgataaatctacttcgaggtagtagaataaagaaagacagttctctaagaacaaactctacctggcaagtagatacacacatggtgttagcacaaaccaaatatattgataccccaacATGCAATGCCACAAATTCAATAAAGAGACCATGGTAATACGATCAAGCGaagaaacaagccaaaacagGCCATCAGgtgaatttttaaaaaactttttttgtaaatttaaaggcactggacactattggcaattactaaaaataatatttttgcataaaaacttacttggtaacgagcaatggagagctgttgatagtataaaacattgtgagaaatggctccctctgaagtaacatagtttttgagaaagaggaaatttctcactcaaatattaaagtatcagacctgaagcattttattatgcatctgaaagcataaacaaattgtgaaacaagggtgttttttctttcattattctcttgcaacttcaatgaccaaatgcgtcaaaattttcacagattcatgatttgatgcatatgttgggaaacacgaagtgagaagactggtcattgacaattaccaaacgtgtccagtgcctttaatcctatatatatatatgtaaatgtttaaataaaacatcCGAAAggttcatttcaaaaggtggttgcatttttgagaaatcgctattattattaatagttgcgattattaattataattgttaataattataattgtttcttatttgtgattattcttcctccatggacaTATTCGCTTCGGATTTTCAGCGATTTCTGTATGTTACTAATTTTACTGTTTTCCCTGatggatttttttctgaaaagtaACTTTACaatttaacatccattatatggttgcggtacccgctgccaaaaacattggattcgaactgcctctagctaccgggcagtctcggtagtctagttgataagacactgctctagtaTTGCAAGGGGGGTGTTTTcgattcccacccgagtaacatgcctgtgatattatttcacaggactcgggaaagtactgagtatacagtgctaacacacattggtgtatgggtaaaaaccaaaaataaaaaaccttttattATCTGTATTTTTTATAGAGAAGCCCAAATACAAGGGTCCACCGCCGCCTCCAAATCGCTTCAACATCATGCCTGGTTACCGATGGGATGGGGCGGACCGCTCCAATGGCTTCGAGAAGAAATCGATGATACGACAGGCGGATAAGAAAGCAATGAAGGAGATTGCTTATAAATGGAGCATAGAGGATATGTAGGGAAGATGTTGTGAAGCTCAAAGACACCTtaggtattgtcaaagacctgggcccaacttcatggctctgcttaccgtaagcacggaatcggcccttacggaagcagggaattttgtgcttgCGGCAAGAGTATTTCACGAGTTAGcagtgaattttggcttctgcgcgtgcctactccacgttactaggcattctttgctcaCAAGGCTAGCTCAGTAAtgcggcgcttgcacgtaagtggggaatcgtgatcgtaagcgcagaattatgCGGTAAGtagggccatgaaattgggcccagtattttcacttggtgtatcccatcatgcaaaagtttcaaatccaatttATGTATTTCGTTACTCATCAATGAAACTCTCCATCATGGTAATTATATAAATTCTGCTGCAGACACGGTAGTAATAATAGGAAAATGAGTAGTTTGTCGATTTATGTCATTTatcattttgtaagttttaaaacagcATAGTTTATGCTTTTATACTGTTTTAACCCCATGTTGATATCACCTTTGGTACAaaagttgtaaaagtagaaacaccaagagatgCGAGAAAATAAAAAGAAGTTTGAAGTTGAGTTGTTCATTGAAAATACATAATTAATACTTCTTTTTTATATGTATATACATATcatttataaaccacaagggaaactgaatggataaattttaaatgattttgggttgaacaaagaaaaatttggagtcaaaccaatgacctccaaCTTAACGAGTCAGCGGTAGATATTTTTAGTATTTCAGGCATGtcagacttcctcttttcagctaATTTCCTCTGGTTtcgattttcctctttttttttccttactTACTTTGTACAAAAGTGAAGGAAAATtgtcttttcctcttttttgcttgcctggttttctcttttcctctttttttcatgttagttactcacatgcctgctATTTGAGACAGACTCTGGTTTTATAGCCCCATGCCTGCTGCTGCCCCTTTATATGTCACTATGATCATTGGTGCTGTACTTGATCTTAGCTTGGGTTTTTCAGTGtatgttttaatagatgttaaatttgcatcggggataaagaatattaatttgggtttttttttttttttttttacccgtacactgatgtgtgttagcactgtatactcagtactttcccgagtcctgtgaaaaaatttcacaggtatgttactcgggtgggattcgaacccacgacccttgcaattctagagcagtgtcttacaaactagactactagaggttgcccagtagctagaggcagtttgaatcctatgttttggcagcgggtaccgcaacgatataatagatcttaattaatttgcatcagggataaagaatattaatttttttttttttttttacccatagtgtatgtttttttttctttaagtagaaactttaaagtaatttttttaaatgagataGATTAAAAGATTGTGATTCCTTTTGTAGACCAAGTTCGTCGTgtccatgacatgaatccctactcactgtgagtgaagatgtacatgtatgtaatataatttacctcatTTGCtccaatattaaaggcagtggacactattggtaattactcaaaataattattagcgtaaaacctttcttggtgacgagtaatggggagaggttgatggtataacattgtgagaaatggctccctctgaagtgccatagttttcgagaaagaagtaattttccacgaatttgattttgagacctcaagtttagaacttgaggtgtcgaaatcaactatctaaacgcacacaacttcgtgtgacaagggtgtttttctttcattgttatctcgcaagttcgatgaccgattgagctcaaattttcacaggtttgttattttatgcatatgttgagatacaccaactgtgaaggctatagtctttgacaattaccaatagtgtccactgtctttaaataccaGAGATTTATTTGTGAGATACTTAACCTTCAATTGTAAGTGGAGAATTACTTTCCaagaattttggttttaaatttaaaactaaTACTATGGCTATAAAAGTTGTGCTGCAAATTGTGGCACTCCTTATGCTAACATGTTTAGTGCCGGTCGCCCAAGTTGGGCAATTTCTGCAACTTCTGCAGGGTTTATTTCATGGGGATCAAGCTACATGTGTATAGTACGGGTCGACCCAAATTGGGCAACTTCAGCAGCAAGAATGCAATTAATTAGTTACACTCCTTTCGACACACCTATGTTTCGACACCCTTGTTCAGACAACCTTAGTGTATGTGCTTAACCCTTACTCAACCTTTACCATTGCAATCACAGGACTTATTTCAAAACATAGGTGAAAACTGTTATGTTAGAACTGCTGAACTTTGTAGTTTTACCTTCTATGTACAGTGTTATGTATGCTAAAGTTACTTAGCATTTCAAAGTGTCACTAAACATAATTCAGTTTACTGTCCATACTACTGTTGTAATTGATATTAGTTGTTTATACTCAAATGTATTATTTTATCTAAGCAAAAAATCTTGTGGAATCTATTctagttaattttgttttataattaagTCCCTCTTGTAATGATTTCAGTtccttattttaatttgattgtatAATATAATGTACATTTTTCTCCATCAACTGTGTGAATGTTTTCACTGTGCATGTCCACTATagattttgcaataaaaaacaataacaaagaatTGCTGAATGTTTTGTCTTCACTTTTTGCTGTCAACCATAGACACTATCCTGGgatcaaattcatagagctgctttaaacgcataaattattgcttagcaacaatgagcagaataccaatCACACAATGTATATGTTACGTggcactttggctggtaactttactttgagtaagcataatgttgtagGAAGCTAtatgttttatgcttacaaacaaATCAGGTCAAGCCCAGTTCAACAAATGTGATGCGATTCACGTGAAATCGTGGGAATTCATGCCCATTACTgattatttttctcaaa includes:
- the LOC139951667 gene encoding uncharacterized protein, whose translation is MALPIDQKEYLKRYMSAEPDDSSKKKRRKKVKTSVKVTRTFTIVDDDVDIKALALTEQQDDLHNPLNDDETPLIADIIDDRPKEEVILEQYRTSNKWKQMGKDKEEVSNGDQSPPRRSSAGRRTRHDSSESDLSPSRKPTSRRQRLDTDSDASPQRKAVSRHSSNSDLSPVRQRQRKSSRSKDQDKDVHRKQRISRRSASPDSDLSPVRNSKSRSDPPRRSETIRHDSDSDLSPPRRGQVRRGETKGNRSQAKQTSRNDSDSDLSPPRKGHDRRGDTKGDSRAKAKKSSRHDSDSDLSPPRREHPKQESGRHARQTHTRGSDSDLSPPRKGHDRRGNTQGNRSPARRQTRHDSDEDLSPPRRRQPKQDDKRSGSARGSRTRGSDSDFSPVRRDNSRQVTPGARKIKQERDSSPRRRDADATRRLKEDGRVDRRPEKTLSGTKAGLSDAKSMRRENEESRRRDADMYNKMDDDVSGRNAQTVFRDKSGKARDLKAEKRQKREDEAKKAQDDEKFLEWGKGVAQSAQQKQVVQEALHEMDKPLARYRDDNDLDAMLKEQERDGDPMMAFLQKKQSQKRAASGIKEKPKYKGPPPPPNRFNIMPGYRWDGADRSNGFEKKSMIRQADKKAMKEIAYKWSIEDM